In Mangifera indica cultivar Alphonso unplaced genomic scaffold, CATAS_Mindica_2.1 Un_0003, whole genome shotgun sequence, the genomic stretch AGTAGCATAAGGAAGATCTTAAAGAGTAAGGAAATAAACTATTTTAGATGAATATGTAGTTTATctataaaaatctaattatgaTTTAAGAATTGATGAAGATTTAGTTTCGTTTTCACAAACCATAGAAAGTGCCAATTCTAAAAAATGGATAGAAGCCATAAAAGAAGAATTAAATTCAATGTTGTTTAATGAAGTTTGGGACTTTGTAGTATTACTTGAAAGTTATAAAAgtgttggatataaatgggttttcaaaaccaaacaagATTTGAAAGTTAATATTGAAAGGTACAAGGCTAGACTTGTTACCAAAGGGTTTACTCAGAAAGATGACATTGACTACaaagaaacattttctcctgtttctaaaaaaaattcatttagaaTTATCTTGGCAATTATGACTTATTGTGATTTAGAGTTACATCAGATAGATGTAAAAACCGCATTTCTCGATGGGAACTTAAAAGAAGAGGTATATACGGACCAACCTAAAGGTTTCATTATTGCAAGAAAAGATCACATAATGTGTAAACGTAAGGGATTAATATATGGACTTAAGCAAGCTTCTAAAAAATGGTACCTCAAGTTAAATAATACCATTACCTTCTTCGGTTTTAAAAGAATACTATTGATCTATGTATTTATCAGAAGGTCAGTGGGAGCAAATTTATGtttctcattttatatattgatggtATTTTGCTGGCCACCAATGATCTTGGTATGATGTTATAACCAAAATATTTCTCTCTacgaattttgaaaaaaaagatatgGGTGAGACATTCTATGTAATAAGAATAGAAATATTTCGTGAAAGGTCATAAAGATTGTTAGGACTGTGTTAGAAAGAAtgcattaacaaaattttaaaaagatttcaaATAGATAAATGTTCTGGTAGTGTTGCTCTAATTTAGAAAGGGGATAAATTTCATCTTATGTAATCTCCAAGAAATGAATTGGAATGCACTCAAATGGAATGAATTCCTTATGCATCCACTGTAGAGAGATTAATGTATGCTCAAACTTATACCATATCATACATCAATTTTGCTATCAGGATGCTAGgcaaatatcaaaataatataggGATGGACCATTGAAAAGCTACAAATAAAGTATTAAGATACTTATAAGGATGTTTAATGATCTTGAGGTCATAAGttttttagatttagattttacTAGATGTGCGGATACTAGAAAGTCcacttttgaatatttatttttattaacaagTGAAGTGGTTTAGTGGAAAAATGTAAAATAGTCTGTTATCACTGTTTCCACTATAGAGGTTGAGTTTGAGGCCATGGTCCAAGCATTAATGttatagaattttatttaagggtttGGGACTGTCAATAGTATTGTCaaatcattgaaaatttattatgataatgtcGTAGCAATTTTCATCTTTGAAAATGACGAACACTCTAAGGGTGCTAAGCGTATGGAATTGAAAGTTTTTGTTGATAAGGAAgaagtttaaaaacaaataatgttaattgaatatattaatactAACTTTATGATTGCAGATCCATTAACTAAAAGATTGCCAcctaaaacatttaataaacaTGTCAAAAGAATAGACATTATTAGCATGATTTATGATGTATTGTGTTCTTATGTGGTTTATACTATGAGCTCTCATATgtaatatttctaatttatatatgtgttttatcttattattagtTATGGTATtgtgtgtatacataattgaatgaatattttacgacaatattaaaaaatgatacattttaaaaaaatagtcaaaatacaattttttaaaattagttaaagttttgattttttttaagagtttaagtgataaaatttaaattagtaaagttatattagtaatttgatatttatataaatgttgttgcTAGTTTTGTAGTTTTAATAAGAGGGCAAAAcatcattttaaagaaaatttagcaaattcactaatataaatgaatgatgggtgaaaatttaacttttttgaaacttaaaagggcgaaaaattgttatttcatcaaaccttgggtggaaaatactcattttgcttttttttttttcaaaatataaaaaatgagaaattttatgaaaacttatTTGATTGAAATGTATTCAAAGtatttgtgaaaaataaaaatactttgtgcatatttttaaatacttaaatatttttggattccatagattatttatgttatgcTGTGATAAccaaataatgtaattaatcaATTGGAAATCTTTATAATATCAAGGAGTTTGAGATGTGTAACTTGTGGAGGCTGAAAATTTGACTGAATTTCGAAGAAAAATGGAGGCAAACTTGTATAGAATTAGGTTTGAATTAAGACAAGCTTGAAAATGGGCTCGATTGagcttaaatcaaatttatctagttaatttaaacttgtttgagtttgatatcattaataagataaatattattatatattatattaatagtattatcaaccaaataaatactattatcattatgataattaatatcaccgatagataaataatattataaaaagagagattttaattgatcttgaatcaaactattaaattaaaactctaattaaaaatcagttcaaatcaaattgaattaaactaatttttattttgatacaaCCCTAGTACTTAACATCCTTCtttcttatttcttaatttcttttatttctataaaaaCAAACTTTTCTTGGGCATCTCCCCGGCCCCCAACTGTATTGCATGAACGAAGTCatagaaaaagaacaaatcaaTCTTACTTCAGCATTTACCTTAAGACCGAGAGTTGATCCAATATAGTCTGGCCGGACTGAGCAAAATTAGCCAAGTCGGTCATTCATTAACTTAATTAAGTGTATTATGATTTGGTCATGCGAACGCGTACCAGGAAAAactatgaatattattttatggcCATGGACGGCGTTTCTTGACTTTCTCTCTTGCACTCACTCACCTATATTATAAAAGGATGGCATTTCTTTCATCTTTATCGATCCATCGAAACTAAACTCAAGCTAGAATAGTTGTTTCAGTACTTGCTGAGTTTCAGACGCATCTTTATTTAGCTTCAAATGGCAGCCAGAATTCTCCTGTTAttactcatttctttttctttttctgttgcATTTGGAGGGGATCCTAGCCCTCTTCAGGATTTCTGCGTCGCAGACCTCGACAGCCCAGGTACCATTTTGAGTTTCATACCTGTTAGATGTacaatttagataaatttacTTGTTCCATGCTTTATAAGTAGTTAAATGATGATGGTCTGTGCATGGCAGTCTTGGAAAATGGCTTTGTTTGTAAGGATCCAAAGGTGGTTAAAGCAGAAGACTTCTATATCAGTGGGCTGAACTTGAGAGGAAACACATCAAATCCTTTTGGCTCCTACGCCAACAGGATCACAGTAAAGGAACTTCCAGGCCTCAACACTCTGGGCATCTCAGTGGCTCGGGCAGATTTTGCTCCATTGGGAATCAACCCTCCCCATTATCATCCCAGGGCCAGTGAAATTTTAACCGTCCTGGAAGGCACCCTGCTTGCAGGATTTGTAACTTCCAATCCTGAAAATCGCCTGATTACCAAAGTGCTTAACAAGGGTGATGCTTTTGTTTTCCCGGCTGGCCTCGTTCACTTCCAGAAAAATATTGGACCTGGGTATGCGTATTCCATTTCAGGACTCAGCAGCCAAAATCCTGGAGTTGTTACAATTGCCAATGCGGTGTTTGGTTCAAATCCTGATATTTCAGGTCATATTCTCGCCAAGGCTTTCCAGATCGATCGGAAAGTTATTAATCAAATCCAGGAAGAGTTCtagaaaatgattcaatttctgaaaatttatttttaattttttttgtttattgctTACTTCACAGATGTTGAGATGAGAAAAGTctacaagctataataacatgATGTGTTCAACAATTACTTGCCgtccaaaaaattaaaacttgtaCTATGTCCACTTCTTATCATGTTTTAATATCTTGATCAAGCATTGGCATAGTTAAAGGGTCAATTGCAAATGGACCGGTCTGATTGATCAGATTGGTGATGttagtataatataattaataagtgaAAACAAGTTTTTGTCATGTGACATAAGTATGACATCATGCTAACGACAATATCATGTTTGCAAAAGTGTGACCCGATAATTGAATTGcggtttgatattatttatctgaTTCAATCTTCATCCAATGATTAAAACTGGTTTTAGTAGCTGAATTTGATATCAGTTCTCAAGCAAACTCATCGGTTTGTGTTCTAAAAAGgcgtttttaattaaaatagcaaaATGAACACAATGACCCTTTTAAAAGCAAACAATCGAATTAAGCAATTCTCATAAGaacaattttagtttaatcaATATCACAATCATAGGCAACCAAAAGAGATAAAATCTTATCTCCAGTCAGTCCATGAATGGAAAATACAGAAAAAAGACTGAGTCAATTGACAACAAGAAAATTTATAGTAGGGTTAACAATAAATGACTGGAAAGCACAAGCTCAAATTAAGAATTGACTGGCCTGGTGCtttagtttgtttgtttatgcATGCATATGATGTAAggatattttcattaatatagtCCATGTGTAATTATgagttaaaatgttattaatcaaattgaaaaatttatatagtATAATACACTAGTGAGAGTGTAATTGATGTTTTcctaataattatataaaactggTCTTCTCTTTGTCCAAAagcgttattttattttaccatcaattttacattaaaaaaaaaatatatgagaataAGGGATAAAAACAAAGTCTATGTTTTTCATCAATTGTGCCAAAATTAAGCcaaaatcatatatcaaatgACCGATAGAGCCAGGTTTGtctaaacttaattaatttgtgaTAATTGTATGTTCTAATTTGTTGAGAATAGAATTAGGACAAATTTagggttaataaaatttaagaacaaTATTTGcacatatttaaagttttatattgatttgatgtaaattaagattaaaagtatattttgcATCTTATGTGAGTCTATATGCGAGTTTCTTGAATTACACTATTAAACATTGTTGTGACGAATTGTTTGtcctaattttgataatattggtTTTCATGTGGTATTCTAGCTTGATTATAGaactttgaattatttattaagtgGGTTAATTGATGTTAGATTTGGTGGTTTGGTGCTTGAGTTAGAGTTGAGGTCAAAGTTTGattcttttgattatttgtgATTTTGGCATCTGGGTTGGCATTTAGATTGATGAAAGTTTAATCCTTAATGCTTTGTTATGTTTTCCTTGCACGgtttgtttagtttttaattgGTTTCagatattaaaaatgaattgagtATTAGCATGGAAATTAAGTTAACGAATAAGACCATTACAGTTATGCATACGAGAATTTAATGCATAAATAGGATGTTGTCTAGTCATACAGTTGATGACATTACTTAACCATACGTTggttgatgaaatttttatatataaatcaccGTTTAAGTCTATGTGCTACTTCTATTTAGTACATTGGATTAATTGAGTTTCTGATTTTGAGTACCCATGTGCTAATTCTTTTATgggaaataatattaaattatcaaaattaagggggtctaagtgAAATTACTTAAAACaattaggttaaaaaaaatgcttttattttatgaaataaccAAACTgtccctatatataaaccaaggattttacttattttccaCAAAATTTTTCTATGGTTTCACTATGcaaaatcaaaaattttcattGGTCCCACGGTCAGCCCACAGTCGTTCCACAGGCGAAgcaatttttgttgattttcatatttttggcaatcgaaaatgacaaaaaaagttAATACATCTTCTCTAAAgttatttgaatgaatttattattaaaattattgagatttgaagaagattttatggtttgaaattctaggatttcaattttgaacaatacataaaatattttatatataaatgtgttaATTCTATTGATACTCAATCATTAATTATGAATCAAATATCTATGTGTATATCTAAATGAGcattctttcatattttcaaaacattaattAGAATCATTTGATTCAATATTTGAGTATAAAATTATTGCTTGAAATCTAATGATATTTCttaggtttgatttgattaaatttgagtcatattttaatttgaataattaattagtttaatttagaTGAAcgtaaaattatctaatatagacacattaaaattatataaacaaataatatctatattaagtatattttattagttaccAAAGCAATATCAGTTCCTATTTCACAACATTTGCAAAATGATACTTAGTTTGAGAAAACCACTCACCAAAATCAAAGAATTAACCTAGTGGTCCGCATTAACATTGCTCCATGGCGATATTCTTGGTTCTAAGCCTGACATTTCTGGTGATATTCTCGGAGAGGCTTTCCATATTGCCAAGAATGTGACTGAGCAATTACAGGCTTAATTAAGTCGTTGTCGAAtcgtatttaaaattattataacgATTTTGCTTTTGCTCTTCCGTTCTCttaaaaacattcaaatttgacccaaaaaaaaagtagGATCCCTACATgtaatgattttgaaaataataaaactatatgtatatatttttgatatataatttggatatataaataaaatattatcatttgattagataattttaaattaaaaataaaataatttttaattacatgataatatattatttatatacttaaattacatattaaaattatatacaagtaATATTACTCTTGTGAAAAATCAAAAGCTTTTCTTCTGCCTTGAGACTAGAGATAGATCACTTTagcaattcttttattatttaaattttaaaatcaatcaaatgtttgttaattatataGAATTTATACACCCGAAATTATAAACCCATCACATTTTggtgaaaaacaataaaattaagtgtatttaattttaaatatttgattaaatattaagtattaaaataatatattattatattattaaataattataaattaaaaataaaataataattaattacttaataatatatttaaatatctaattaaataatgaaaatacgtGGAATTCAAAATGAATCTGGAAAAACTCTGTATaaggaatattaattaagtcacaatatatcatattatatacatCCAAAAGTCTGACACAGCataaatgttatatcaaaatataataaaataatcaaacaaattaatgtcatttaaatattaaaaagtaatggtatttacataatttaacttACTAAATTTACGGTctccaaatttattttattaaaattttcaaatatatctacTGTTTAAACAAGCACCattcatttcatatataaaattactttttttaaaatataaaaaaattaactgaaactttaaaattgataaaataccATAAAAATATACCCAAAAAATTTACTACACATATGCTATTGTTCCTATTATAGCatataatacattaaaaagacaAGAAAACTCGGGTGGTTATCCAACTGTTATgctaaaaaaagaattgaagaaaatggtgtGAAGAAATATTGGTATATAATGGAGCTTTGTCCACGGCTTCTGTGTGGTCTTTTGAATTACGTCTAAACAAAGCTGCCATACGAAGGAAGGTTTGCGGttttacataataaatatttattctacATAAAGAAACTGCAAATTTTCTTTCAGATCTTAAAGCCATCCGTTATTGAGCTTGgagtttcaattttgttttcttgattaCGTACGCAAATGGCCTCCCATCAGATCTTCTTGTTTGGACTCCTCGCTCTTTCATTCTCACTTGTATTGGCAACTGATAACAACcctatttttgatttttgtgtgGCAGATCCAAAAGCTCCTGGTAATTCTTCAAGCCCCAATCAGTTCTTGTATaagaaatgaataaaactatatgtatttgattttaaatattgaattggATACTCATAGATTGAGTTATCTTGAAATAAATGGATGAAATATCATGTGAGTGCCCAAAACGGAGACATATTATCTAtctatctaattagatattcaaaattaagacatattatctaaatatttaattagatactcaaaactagatacatatattattgctaataaaaaatacttatatcAATGGCCTTATGCTGTGAGACCATCCAATCTGTTGTTGCatatttgtcaaaatattttctttcatctatTATTACTAGAATTCATGAATAATTACACAAGATCATCCCTTGGGGTGGACCTGATTTGagttggtttagtttgaataagtcattttaaagtttagagcTCTAACTTaataactcaaattaatattaatttgtttatccaTTATGTGATACTATTCATTCACATCCAACAATACACGTTAGCAACCCTCTAGTAAGCCTATGGTAATATTGTGCATAACTTGCATGAGCTTAATTAagatcaaatttgaattggGTATTATAGATTTGTTCTtagtttaaactaattttagatttaatttgactTGGATCGAGTCTATTCCTCGTCACCCCAAGTCCtacaaaactttcaaattttatatttaaaaaatccattTAGATCTTATAAATTGATCTTTTTACTCTTTGGCCACCCTCAGTTTTGGAACATAACAATCCAAACCTCTGAAAATGAAACTTCCTTCccattatgtttttttctagTTCCCCGGAACAATTTTTTCTGGCCGCGCCCTTATGTTATGAGGTAGTGAGAGTGGCGTAGCTAAGTGCTCTATGAAATGTTTTGCTCTTTGCATCCCTTACGTATTTGTTCACATTGCAGTGACGGCAAGCGGCCCAATCTGCAAGGATCCAAAGCTGGTTACTGAAAATGATTTCTACTACACCGGACTTGACAAACCTGCAAACACATCAAACCCTCAAGGCTCAAAGGTGACGCTCTTGAATCCACAACTAATTCCAGGGCTCAACTCTCTCGGCATCTCTTTCGTCCGCATCGACTACCAGCCTGGAGGCATCAACCCTCTTCACTTTCACCCTCGTGGCTCCGAGATCCTCACCGTCATCAAGGGCACCCTGGAAGTTGGATTCGTCACCTCAGGCCCCGATTATCGTTTCTTCAAAAAGGTTCTTAAGAAGGGTGATGTGTTTGTTTTCCCAGCTGGCCTCGTCCATTACCAGAAAAACCCTATGAATGTTCCTGCCGTTGCCTTTGCATCTCTCAATAGCCAAAACCCTGGCTCCATTATACTTGCCAACACTGTGTTCGGATCTAAACCTGAGATTGGCCCTGACATTCTCGCCAAGGGCTTCCAGCTCGATAAGAATGTTATTATTGATGGTCAACAGAAGTTCTAAATCTGTTGCACTCAACTTGGGTTTGTTTTTCTAGAAATATCTAAACTTTATCTTGGCCTGCGTgtactcataatttattatcattaatgtatatttaaattatatttatggcAGTTGTTATTTCTGCAATAACAATTGCAGAGATGTTTACATAAAGTTTAGGTGATAATAAAACAAATTGGATctttattaaagatattttttaatttgcaaattatttaatataagttTTTCTCAAACTTGACCCAAGATGTATGActtatagaaaattttattaaatgatatcaCTTAATTTGACAATAAATCAGATATACATAAAGTGAATCCCATTTATACCATCTGCAACTTTGGTTTGACAATTTGATGTggttgtttgtttttgttaataaaaatcataatattccCATTTATAGAATAACAAAATTTCATTGTAAATTTGCCTGCATGGCCTGTGATATTGTGCGGAGAGTCTTCTAATGATATTACTCAGAATTCCTTATCTGGGTAATTGGCAGAATTATTTCAAACTCGAAGTCTAGGTTTTAAGGTCAAAATGAATCCCCCAATCATGGATCTAAAACTGGCAGATTCATCCTCATTTCTGATCATCTTGAAGCCATTTTTCAAAATAGTCTGTGGCAATATTGTTTTGGCTAATCGaccaattttaattgtttgcaGTTGCACTGTTGTGCCTATCACCTTTGTTACTAAATAAATGAAGACTgcaaaatattaacatatccATGCAGCATAAACTGTAATTAGATTTATAAAGAGATGAGTTTTTTCTACAAATCAATGCTATACTTGGCTATGATTTTTCTGCAATTTAACCTTGCATTCATGTCGATCATTGTGAAGCATGCTCTGGACAAAGGTCTGAGCCCACATGCTCTGGTGGCACTCCGGATGATGGTTGAGGAAGTTTTCATATCTCCTTTTGCCATTGTCACGGACAGGTATCTTTAACTCTAAAAGAACAGCTCTTTTCTTCATTAACCAGCCCATTATGAAAAAAGTTGAGCAGGACACAATTCCCTGCgtatatcattaaattaaaacatcactgttaagtaaaatattatgatattttgattttcttgtGGAGTTTAGTATTTATTCATACACCAAAAATCACAGCTAACAGTTTGGCATCCGGGTGAACATTGACCAGATTTTTGTGTTTCCTTGTTCAACAAGAAACGCTAGTTTGAGGCCTTCCATGGAACTTAATATGGATACCAAAGCCGCTAGAGTGAGCACTGAAGGATACGATGTTAATATATGTGCCTGCAAAAATAATGCAGATTGGAatgtttttaattgaattttatagcTTAAACTGGCTGTGAAATTTTTGCAGATTggaatttttttcttacttgCAAAATGATGAAACAAGAACAGCAAAAACAACCAGCACCCTTGATTAGATCTGTATCCTTTACTTCACGAGCTGATTTCTTATGAATTTTGGTTCTTCTATTCGTCCATGGCAACTCCGGGAGAGTTCCCAGTATCATTTCCTGGCTATCCAGCTTCCTAAGTTTCACAATCTCAAGCCTACAAAAGAGTAGAAGCAAGGATTGAGATATCATCACAAATCTcccctttcaattttttttcttgataagTTAAAGAAATAAGAGATGAGAATGGTTAATTACCTGAAAATCCAAGCCATTGTAAATGTCATGAGTGGAAAAATATTACACATGGCAACGGTATATTTTGCACTAGTGTATTTCATCCCAGTATAATACAAATTTTGGCTAAAAAGCACAGGcctgtatatatataattgaatattactctCTAGTGTCGTTGATTatggtaaaagaaaatgatgtagCTTGGTGAGTAAAATTCTTGGTCAAATAAACTAAACAATACGATCTAAGAAAAACGGAGAATGTCATCATCGGCCCGGTGTTCCTTGAAAAAGTAACATGATAAATATTCTGAAATTTCATCAGAAGTCGCAGAGATTGAAAGCTAGAGTTAGAGGTACCTTTTTATGAACATGGCAAAAGGAGAAATGGGAATTGCAGCGACGATCATCCGGGGTGCCACCAGAACATGTGAGCTCGGACCTTTGTCCAGAGCATGCTTTACAATGATCGACATGAATGCAAGGTTAAACTGCAGAAAAATCATAGCCAAGTATGGAATTGATTTGTAGAAAAACTCATCTCTTTAGAAATCTATACTACAGTTTATGCTGCATggatatgaaaatattttgctgtcttcatttatataatagcAAAGCTGATAGGCAACAGTGCAACGGCAAACATTTAGAATTGGATTAGTCAAACCAATACTGCAACTGTGAGTCTTAAAAAATGGCTTCATgttgataaaaaatgatgataatctTCTGGTTTCAGATCCATGACGTGGGGGATTCACTTTGACCTTAAAAGCTAGTGTTTCCAAGTTTTGAAATAATTCAGCCAATTACCCAGATAAGGTAGTCTGACTCGTATCATTATAACACTTTCTGCACAATATCACAGGCCATGCAGGCAAATTTGCCAAGAAAGTTGCATATTGTTTAGATAAAGGGGCAAAATGACAAAGCTAAAGTATATTTGCAAACCAAATATAACAAACCATCAGTGACAGATGTAAGGGGGCTAAGGACCCTCTTGTGTAtgaaaaatcattcatttaattatatacaaaatattaatatacaccttaaaattatcaataaaataatacgtatatattgttttatatgtaatttaaatgtacaaataatatatcattatttaattagataaattcaaattaaaaataaagtaacagtcaatcatatgatgataaatcatatatgcacgtaaattatatataaaaaatatattcatgtaACATTACTCTAAAATTATATACCAACACTTTtagatttcattatattttataaccctctaaattttatttttgagtccTGAAATTATGCACGAGTGATCAATCGACTCTCTATTATTGATTAGATATTGACACATTGATTTAACATTATTGTCATACAGAAGACTAGAAGATATAAAACAGCTAAGGAATATGCGTGATAACATTATTGTCATTAGCATTATTCTTCTAAACTTCCTTTTCTAGTTTTCGTGTTATAACAACTATAGGGTGTTGTCTCTTTTCTCATTGTTCTTCTTCAATACAAATTTGAGGATTAGGTCCTGTTCAAAATCATACGCACTCTAGCTgtacaaatacaaaaataatggtCATATAAGGTTGTAGTTTATTTTATcgtaaatttgaattaatatcttttaatttaagtttaatttaattttaaaaacaaatcaaaatttttaacttagatttaatttaaattcaaattatactaatttagattgaattgatTCACTCGAGCCAAATTTTGGGACGGAGCCTTA encodes the following:
- the LOC123205326 gene encoding putative germin-like protein 2-1, whose amino-acid sequence is MASHQIFLFGLLALSFSLVLATDNNPIFDFCVADPKAPVTASGPICKDPKLVTENDFYYTGLDKPANTSNPQGSKVTLLNPQLIPGLNSLGISFVRIDYQPGGINPLHFHPRGSEILTVIKGTLEVGFVTSGPDYRFFKKVLKKGDVFVFPAGLVHYQKNPMNVPAVAFASLNSQNPGSIILANTVFGSKPEIGPDILAKGFQLDKNVIIDGQQKF
- the LOC123205267 gene encoding putative germin-like protein 2-1, with protein sequence MAARILLLLLISFSFSVAFGGDPSPLQDFCVADLDSPVLENGFVCKDPKVVKAEDFYISGLNLRGNTSNPFGSYANRITVKELPGLNTLGISVARADFAPLGINPPHYHPRASEILTVLEGTLLAGFVTSNPENRLITKVLNKGDAFVFPAGLVHFQKNIGPGYAYSISGLSSQNPGVVTIANAVFGSNPDISGHILAKAFQIDRKVINQIQEEF